The following nucleotide sequence is from Salvia splendens isolate huo1 chromosome 2, SspV2, whole genome shotgun sequence.
GAATCGGATgccgattttaaattttataagtaTCGATATGCATAATCTATATTTTACATAGTTGCATTTTTATTGGCATGCTATTTTGTAATTGTTGtcgttaatattattattagttgaCCATATACAAAACGTACATTAATAACATCTAGATtgtaattattctttttttataattcaataaaagaaaaaggatacCGGAAGCAGATGGtcaattatatactcctatatacaaaactatcttttcatttttctttgtgGATATAAAAGGTAGTAGTACATTAATATGTTTGGCAAGCTtagagtagtaattaattataacGACATTAATTAAAAGAGATCGGTCACTCTACACTAACCATCAATGTTATAACCTGTCGGCACGTGGGAAGTCAACTCTACGTCGCACCCACACAGATCTTCCTGTGCACCCTAAATCCTTTACCTCCTTCCATCCAATGGTAACAAGTGAACGGTAAAGAGAAGGCGTCCCTTTGCTACTACAGTGAGCCTCGATGCAGAGTATCGTGACTTGCAATACAAAACCCAAGGGAGTAGCAAAGACGGTGGTGGAAACGCAGTTTGCGTTGTCGTTTTAAAGCCCCACAAAATACAGTAATCGAACTCTCTCCATTGCCAGCCCTTTCTACTTCTTTCTCTGTTGTGGAGAATTTTCTCTGCTTCCTTTTGCTTTATTCGCCAGCAGAGACACACAaagagagtgtgtgtgtgtgtgtgtgtgtgtgtgtgtgtgtgcgcgcgcgTATATATATCCATTATCTTTAGAAATGGCAGCAGCGGTGGAAGAAGTTGTTCCGAAGAAAGCTGAAGCGGAGGAGGCACCAGCAGCTGCGGCGGTGATGGGGAAGTCCAACGACGTCGTGAAGCATGAGCCTGCTGCAAGTAAATACATTTCTCaactctctcctctctctctgcGACTGTTAAGCTATTCAAGATTCTGTTATGAAAATCTATGATTACCAACTGATTAACCCTGCATTTGTTTTCATAATTTATGAACAAAAGTACTAAAGATTGAATTTTGGTTGCTGGGAAATGCTAGAAATAGTTGTTTCTCCATTTATATATCACTATTGAACAATACTGATTCAAAATTACAAGTCATGACTCATAAAAAACATTTGATATTTATCTGTTCTGTGAAATCTCTATGCCATTAGTTCTGATTGAAGTTGAATTGTGAGACTGTTTTTGTGCGCTGCAGAGATCCCTGATCCCATAGCCAAGACAAGCTCCAAAGGATCCCTTGATAGAGGTCAGTTTCTTGTTCAAATTGATAGATTTGCACGAGTAATTCGGTTTAGATCTAGTTAAACATGTATTTAGTCTTAGAGATTTCGCTTTGTGTAGTAGCTTCAGCTTGAGTTGATTATATCAAAAAATGAACTGTGGATAAGTTGAAATGATTTGAGAAAATCACCAAGTGAAGAAGTTGGACTATATGAATTTTGTAGATGTTGCTCTTGCAAAGCTCGAAGACGAGAAGAGGTTGTCATATATCAAGGCATGGGAAGAAAGTGAAAAGACCAAAGCCGAAAACAAGTAGGGAACATCTCCCATATCTTATATTCCATACTAATTTGTATGAGCATTGTCATGCTTCAATCTTGGAACATCAGTTTTAGAAGCATTGCTCTTCTTGCAACGTGTTCTTGTACAAATCCGGTCACTATGCTTGTCTCCTTGATGATGGCACATTGAAGTTCAACTTTCAAATGTTTCAGACCTCTCCATATAATTGAGAGGTGATGATAACTAAATCCTATGATGATGCAGGGCTCAGAAGAAGCTCTCAGACGTTACTGCGTGGGAGAACACGAAGAAGGCTGCTCTTGAGAGCGAGCTAAAGAGCATTGAGGTAACAACACATTTCTCAAACTGACGAAGCTTCAATAAAGTTACCAGTTTACAAAACGAGCAATGAGACGATCCACGCATGCTTCTGGAAGGAAAAAATGCAGAAGAAGAAGGGAGAGTACGCGGAGAAGATCAGGAACAAGGTCGGACTAGTGCACAAGCAGGCCGAGGAGAAGAGGGCCCTGGTTGAATCCAAACGTGGAGAAGAGCTGCTCAAAGTTGAGGAGACCGCTGCAAAACTGTGTGCAACCAATCAAGCCCCGCCAAAGACCTGTGGATGCCTCGGCGGCTAAAACACAAGTGAATCTACCATCTATTAGTATCACCACCAACAAAGTGTTTGAATATTGAATCTTATAACTCTGTTTTTTTTGCTTCTGTATAGATAGTTTCTTCTGTCGTGTGATTCTACTACTCTGTCATGTCATGTCATGTCATGTTGTCTTTTTGGATTGTAACAAGAAAGCAATGGTCTTGAATAAATCCACAGTTTGATTGTAACAAGAAAACAATGGTCTTGATTTAAATTGTGGATGTCCTAAAATGGCAACATTATTTTGTAGATTGAAGGAGTATAAATTTTTCCTTTGAGCATACGACACAGCTTTGAAGTTCGTGCATCAGCATATATTCTTGGAAGAATAGATCGCTATTGGCGACCAATTGTTAGGTTCGAACAGGGGATTTTGGCTTGATGATGGAATGTTGCTGACAAAGATGAATGTTTTTAGTACTATTTAATTTGAATTACTTATTTTAGTATGATCTCCTTTTCTTGATACGTGATAATAACTTcttaatagtactatatattccTCAGATTTCATGTTTTGagattcattcattttttatgtCAATATTGTGTACGAACGATTTAACAATATGTGCACgtggaaaataaataaacaaataaacattGAGTATATTTCAATGTAATTTTCAATACAAAGAAACTTCAAGGAAACATACGTACTTTGAAATAACACAGTTTTTACTCCACACAATATCTTATTCAAACACAACTATCCATAGATACACACCCATGATTAAAAACACAAACTAAACTTTGAAGGTGTTGTTAGTAGAGACTACCAGTCTCAAAAGCCCTCTTCAAAGCAGATCTCACTTTCTCCCTCTCAGGCAGATTTTTCTTAACAAAGCTGTCGTTGCACAATTCATCACCCCATTTCCATATATTTGGATATTTATCTTGTGTCAAAATGAGGAATCCAACCACATCTTGGAGAATTGGAATCCACAATGCAATAAAGTTGCCAACATAATCTACTAATCCAATGTTGTCACCTCCGAAGAATTTCTTGCTTGCCCTTGATTTCATTGTCTAGAATCTTGAGCGCTTCGCCTTCTCCCTCTCCTCTCCCGCAGCCCAACACGCTTTCCACAACGGATTCGAGCACTGAAATCatcaacttaattaacttaaattatGAAACatactagtactaataaaaaaacaagGGTTTAACTATTGTACCTTATCCTCGACAACATGGCACGTTCATAAGGATGCTTGGGCAGAATGGAAGGACCTTCCCATGTCTCATCGATGTATTCCAGAATGACACTGGACTCAAAAATAGGTTTGCCATTGTGAACTAAAACAGGTACTAGTTTGGTAATTGGATTGTATTGTAGAAGAAGAGGTGATTTGTTTTTGAGATCTTCTTCAATATATCCATATTTCACACCTTTCAAATTGAGGGCCATTTCCACTCTCCTCACATAAGGGCTGTACCAAGCTCCAAACACCTTCACTTCAGAATTTCTGtgtgtagtattattttaaatttattttggtgGATGtgtaatactagtactactctTAGTTTTGGAGGTCTACTTAGGGTATCCAGGACatccccaatagccccgcccctttTTTTATCCACAACCCCAGTTTAATTGTCTGCGCCCACAAAAAAAACTGTCCGcagctataaggtggacacttccaatagtccCAAAAAATTtcgtttattttaattcaattataattaaaattattgaactatacgtaattagaaaaaacggctataagtgaagaaattaaaattaaacactaaattttcgtcATATTAAAGTAATGGacaaattatacaacgaaaatttaatctattgAAAATCACAATGGCCTTCACGCTGCGCCACCTCCCCTAcatgcccaaacttcttcaatcaaatcggcctggagtgtggtatgtgctgtgctcctgcgcatatcaatgaaacgttggagcaaatattcattgctccgtggtacgcccatctgtaTCGGCACGGAGGCAACACCGTTACTTGTACTTGCGCCATCTTCCGATGCCCAAtgctctgcagcaaatccttcatcttctattatcatattgtgcaatatgatatatgttaacataatattcgcgacatcatcttcgtgccaaactcgtgccaGGCACCGTATAATGAGCCatcgcgattggaggacaccaaaagctcgctcaacatcctttctagcagcctcttgttttcgcgcaaaatattgtttcttcggtccaaccggttggcgaattatcttgacgaatacgggccaccgagggtatatctcatctgccaaatagtaaaCCCTGTTGTACTGCGTTCCATTgcctacgaagctgatttccggaccctccccccggcactcatcattgaagagaggcgatgactaaagaacattgatgtcgttgttcgaacctgcaacaccgaaatacgcatgccagatccgcaaacgGTAGTCACCAACGGCTTCCAAAATCATCGATGGACCTTTGcttttgaaaccagtagtgaactggcctttccacgccaccggacagtttctccactcccaatgcatgcaatcgatgcttcctaacatccCTAGGAAACCGTGAACCTAACCGTGCATATCTAGCAGTCTATGGCACTCATTAAAGGTGGGCTTTAGTAGGAACTCCGGACCAAAtatttcccggatccccttacaaaactgcctgagcaccgttaggctagtcgtctcacccatctgtaggtattcatcgaacatatcagccggtccggcataggcaagctgcctaattgcagcggtgcatttctgaaaagtagacagcccgatccggccagtgcaatcacttcggagggtgaagcaccggtaccGTTTCGctaaattcgtcgctatatggttgaagagcagttgcgacattctgaatcgccgacggaaaatatcgggtggataacgggagTTATGCACAAAGTAGTCCGccattagacgctggtgcgctccgctatggtctcgttggatggtcTGACGACGAGTTATCGCACGAGGTGTCACGGCCTCCGCAACTTCCGCCTCGCGCGCCGCATCCTCCTCGTCCGCTTGGTTctgcacctgttgaatcagcgaattccacgcgtcattccacaaatcgtccatttttAATACCAATTGAATCTacaaattttagtgagagaaTGTATGAgtgaagagttggaatggtgtgaaaataatgaaaggaatgaggtgtatttataggtaaattaaattggattttaaaaaaaggaaaaaaaaaataaaaattcgtcAGCCCCGTATCTGGGGCGCCGCCACCGCCTCGCTATAGGCCGGCGCGCCTATCGACGCGGCGGTTCCccccggcgcgtcctcgcactcTTCTCGCCGAAGGGCCGTCCGCCCCAAAAAATTTGTCCTCCTCGGGGCGGACGATTCTCGCACTATAGGCCGgcggggcggccggcgcgcccctctagtggacactcttatactAGAGACAGGCAAAACTTGTTGGCTAAGCCagttgaattaaaaaaatactactccttccATTCTATAATAATAGAGTcactttgtcattttggtacgttacatagtaatagagtcatttccatttttaaagcatccacaatggcggcgagcccaCCGGCTAGCTAATccctggcgctcgccggtccgcttgccgaaccattgcagccggcgagcgccaaatcggtgagaaaaacggcgagcgcacgccgattcccgagcgctggccgatgcgctcgccaatcggctggccgccattgcaggctctcgatcggcgagcgatcggcaagcggaattttttatttatttatttaattttcgaaacactatatacacgcgatttgaacgtcattttcatttgcaccacttgttttaacgagtattctctctatcttaatttctgtacaagagcaacaacgtgaaatggagCACATCAATGAGCCTACTCTagggacgagcgggtctcaaactcccacggtacccgtgggaggtggatggggtccgatggccgggtactacaacatgtacccttggcagcagatgatgcccgggatggcatccgggggtggtatgccgggatggcaggggatgccggggggcCCGACAATGCAGGGCGGGCAAGGGGTATcggggatgcagatgatgtcggggtgggcacccgggatgcaggggacgccggggaggggggacaacgtctatcgccccagttttgattttgttactgcttcttcgcacacatcgaccctaGCGGAGACACAGTTCACTGGCattgagaccttctccttagaggagttgggaatagatctcggggatgcggccattcccgttcaaacgggggggtagggcggggtcggggcgcgcccaagaagaagaaggggaaaagggtggtcggcgagtcgtcgcagccggctggtgacgacagccaggcacggaggaagtggacggacgcggagaacgtcgcgctgtccaaggcgtgggtgagtgtttgcgatgatcccctcgcctcAAACAATCATAgaatcgtcaacttgtgggctaaaatagcagcagcctacaaagcattttgcccggaggggaggccacgcagcggggaggagtgccggaaggggtgggaccgattCCGGGCTGAGGTCTCCCGATTTTttggcttgtacaccaacgccctccgaatgcagaccagtggccaaactgacgaggactgcaggaggatagcggagaaagccatTCCCCAGCCCGAGTTTTACAAGGAGTTCaactactggaactgctatgaggtgctgatgggctccgagaagtttcgggcaggtgtagatgctggctggccgaagaagcagcgcctgaactataccggtgctTACAGCGGCggtagcagcggcggttcccacgacctccccgaggatgtacAGGAAaccccgtcccctcccgcgtttgctcgccgcactcgcccggttggtcaaaggcgggcgcaacggacTCGCCAGacctcccaggaggtccagtcggcatccccctgttGACGGGTCGACATCCGAGCTCCTCTTCTTCGCCCGTCAACAAGCGCGAACTCATatgtacaagatcttagctgaatggagggatgcaactgaccccgaggagaagagttttcttcacgcaatgctcgtgagtatgcgggccgatttgaatcccgccgcggcacaggtgggggctcagacgcgggctcagatgctgcagatttgggggtcccggatagcggagACAACGACGGCGGCtacggcgacgacggcgaggagtgaggcggaggcggggagCCCGTGTGTggaggagtttttttttagatttctgtaattttttttaattaatgtattttttttaattaatgtactttttaaaattttaatattattattgagttttccAGTATCTGTgtggtaaatttaattccgtattttgtgtgattgttaattatttgtttttttataattttgtttattgtgactaggctatggctgggctattgcttgtccagttgcttgtcctgataatgtagcaggaggagttttagtgctgatgatgtggcaggatgagttgtggctaggctatagcTGGGCTATGACTGTGctattcttattgtggatgctcacctactttactctttcttactttattctcttttcatctctctactttttttattttccactttattctcccatTACTTTAATTTACCTAAcataattttcttaatctccatatcgaaaagaaacgcctccgttactatggaacagagggagtacaaattAAGATATGAAATGATGTTTGACGAAGACTAGTAGATTCTCTAAAAAGTGTTTTACACATGCAGCTACTCAGAAACAGAGGAAAGGgatatatgtatatttatttgaaaattgagGGTCGAGAATATAAATGATTTGGTAATATTGAGATGCAGAGAATTAGGTGATCGCATCAACTGGTCTCCGATTTTCAATGTCTATATTCGCAGTTTCGCACGCATTCGGCGGGAGAGTGACGCAGGGGATGATCTCACCCAGCTTTGACTTTAATCATTTTGCTCTCCCAACTCAATTTCCTTCATTAACTTAAACTTTAAAAGATTGTACAATATAGCTTCACTCACCTATTAATTATCTCGtttcatttttacttttttttatataatgaaTCTCATATTTCATTTGCTCAatttcactcttactttattataaaattaactttTCCAATCAATGTTTCTAAAAATCCTGTGCCAAGTAAAAGTGGAATACATATACATATTAGGAGATGAAGGGAATATtagtttcataataaaatatgagtgtaaAAATTTAATAGAGTGTGGAGTCaattatttgaaattaaaaaatataatgaacaTTTGACAAATCAAAAGATTATTTAAGGAGTAATAATGTAGTAAGTACAATTGATATAGAATTTTGTGTTGTACTGGTAGTTATTCCCATTTCTCTAGTAGTAGTAGCAGCAGTTCTTTCACTTTTATAACACATTTTCCAACATTTCATCTCCTTGATTCATGGTGTTGTACTTGTCTTTGTTAGGATATTGGGCATTGTATTTATTCTTACCCAACCCGATATCTAATTTTCTGGATCGAGTGCGAGATTAGGtaatactataatttataaaaatacaaGTTATCTAATAATTCATTCAAATAAAGAATGTATCGAATACATAATTAAGACACAATTTATTATTTGGAGTCTTTTATCTCATTATAAAGTAAATACGAAGCGCTCAAGGATGATATAAACAACTTTGACATCTTGAAGTAATAGTTAGTTTGAGAATCTTCGTTACCATGTTCTAAGTGAGATGAGAGTTGATATTTTGGCAATTCACATTTCTAGTGTTGCATTTGAGTGCGCATTTAGCACAAGGGTGGAGTTCTTACACTATATAGAAGGGTTGAGTTGCAATATTATGGTTGAGACCTTGATTTGTGTTGGAGattaatttcttttactttattttttttccttactcttattttaccaGTTCATCtctcttaattattttattaatggtGTATTAAAATCCGTGTTAAGTTTTAAAAGTTCACATTTTTTAAAGACGAGGGAGTATATCAATAGCATGCACAAGAAAGGAAACACGAATAATGACGAAAACATATGCCCTCCAACAAATTCCAAACTTTAACATCACACAATGTCTTATTCGAACAGAACCACACATAGATAAGACACTATTTTCATTACTATCTTACTCATAAATAAACGATACAGACACTGCAATATTGAAGTCACTCTTTAGTAGAGACTACCAGTCTCAAGAGCCatcttcaaccacaatttcaCTTTCTCCTTCTCAGGCATATTTTTCTCAACAAAGCTATCCTTGCAAAACTCATCAGCCCATTTGCTTATATTAGGAAACTTATCTTGTGTCATGATGGGGTACGAaataaacaagcccaatagcagtgacggcccatcagcccaaagaccaagaaagagtatcagttcggcattaccaaagagttcggccctagcctacagctcggtaaaagccgaccaatcaagctctactctcagatcggcaaaagctgctcggcaatagttcagcagttcggtctcagtattcgaccgaactgggagatagtggacccatgcaggatctcatgaccactacacgatctatttagtggtgtcaaatcatgcaggatctcatgcgggataagcggaccaaacaaagaggtagtggacccatgcaggatctccatgacctccacgacatccacaaccatcattagtagtgatgcaagccacgatcttagttcagtgtataaatagaacttagatcagatagactgggGTTAAGTTCTcgagagatcaaatatcaaatagcaagtctgtattgtaagccgtagaaaacagatcaagcaacacaactctgccctcttttcttcccgtggacgtagatttacctcagtaaatcgaaccacgtaaatctctgtgtcgtgatctgtattttccagcattcatcaccatcaaaaattcgcccaaccatcactggcgccgtctgtgggaaacagagaaccaaatttgtgataaagcgaatttttgaccctttttccacccaaaaaaaaaaaaaaaaaaaaaaaaatgcataccagatcacatactacccgtaataccgttcgtgaaaaccatgaggaagctagtccagcccgcaggtccggaaaacagcctcgggagacatctacttccagttttcacgatgaaggaacaa
It contains:
- the LOC121792533 gene encoding remorin-like; this translates as MAAAVEEVVPKKAEAEEAPAAAAVMGKSNDVVKHEPAAKIPDPIAKTSSKGSLDRDVALAKLEDEKRLSYIKAWEESEKTKAENKAQKKLSDVTAWENTKKAALESELKSIEEKMQKKKGEYAEKIRNKVGLVHKQAEEKRALVESKRGEELLKVEETAAKLCATNQAPPKTCGCLGG